The Vibrio chagasii genome includes a region encoding these proteins:
- a CDS encoding formate dehydrogenase accessory sulfurtransferase FdhD, whose amino-acid sequence MVKPNIIKTSENPLQTIEVEVFDEYGEKLTKQIACERPLTVMLNWKEIVTLMTLGSRPEALVLGYLKNQSFLSDPEAVESIIIDWETSSAAVITKEDTSQLEQALKKKTVTSGCGQGTMYGNVMKQLEDYQVPQTKIKQSEIYTALEALTHYNDTYKKAGAVHGCAVCKDDQVLSFVEDVGRHNAVDTLAGEMWLNKEDGGDKIFYTTGRLTSEMVIKVAQMGIPVLLSRSGVTQMGLDLAQKFGITTIARAKGLRFQVFTGTDKIDFDVKGEQ is encoded by the coding sequence TAAAACCAAACATAATAAAAACCAGTGAAAACCCACTTCAGACCATCGAAGTTGAAGTGTTTGATGAATATGGCGAAAAGCTAACGAAACAAATTGCGTGCGAGCGCCCTCTTACCGTTATGTTGAACTGGAAAGAGATCGTAACTCTAATGACATTGGGTTCACGCCCAGAAGCATTAGTCTTGGGTTATTTGAAAAACCAAAGCTTCCTTTCTGATCCAGAAGCCGTTGAATCAATCATCATCGACTGGGAAACCAGCTCAGCAGCGGTTATCACCAAAGAAGATACGAGCCAACTTGAACAAGCACTGAAGAAGAAGACCGTAACGTCTGGCTGTGGCCAAGGTACCATGTATGGCAACGTGATGAAGCAATTGGAAGATTACCAAGTGCCTCAAACCAAGATTAAGCAATCTGAAATCTATACGGCTCTAGAAGCGCTGACTCATTATAACGACACCTACAAGAAAGCGGGTGCGGTTCATGGCTGTGCGGTGTGCAAAGATGACCAAGTGTTGTCGTTTGTGGAAGATGTAGGTCGTCACAATGCCGTCGATACCCTTGCGGGTGAGATGTGGCTCAACAAAGAAGATGGCGGAGATAAGATCTTCTACACCACAGGTCGTCTTACCTCTGAAATGGTGATTAAGGTAGCGCAGATGGGAATCCCTGTTCTACTGTCACGCTCTGGCGTTACACAAATGGGCTTAGATTTAGCTCAGAAGTTCGGCATAACAACGATTGCTCGTGCTAAAGGCTTGCGCTTCCAAGTGTTTACAGGTACAGACAAGATAGATTTTGACGTCAAAGGCGAGCAGTAA
- a CDS encoding ABC-F family ATPase codes for MISTANITQQFGAKPLFENISVKFGEGNRYGLIGANGCGKSTFMKILSGELEPTSGNVSYDPNERVAKLNQDQFAYEEFTVIDTVIMGHKELWAIKQERDRIYSLPEMSEEDGMKVADLEVQFAEMDGYMAEAKAGELLLAVGIEESQHFGLMSEVAPGWKLRVLLAQVLFADPHIMLLDEPTNNLDMDTIKWLEDTLNQRNCTMIIISHDRHFLNSVCTHMADLDYGELRLFPGNYDEYMTAATQARERLLSDNAKKKAQIAELQTFVSRFSANASKAKQATSRAKQIDKIQLEEVKASSRQNPFIRFEQSKELFRNALVVENLSQGFEEDLFNKFDAIFEVGERVAIIGENGVGKTTLLNTLAGELEARTGGYKWSENSNIGYYAQDHAHDFEQDMNLFDWMSQWRQEGEDEQVVRGFLGRMLFGQDDIKKSVKVISGGEQGRMLLGKIMMHKPNILLMDEPTNHMDMESIEALNLALENYKGTLFFVSHDRVFVDSLATRILEIKDGKINDFRGTYAEFLKARG; via the coding sequence TTGATCTCCACAGCAAATATCACCCAACAATTCGGCGCTAAGCCACTTTTCGAAAATATTTCAGTTAAGTTCGGCGAAGGTAACCGTTACGGTTTAATCGGCGCGAATGGCTGTGGTAAATCGACGTTCATGAAGATCCTATCTGGTGAACTAGAGCCGACTTCTGGCAATGTAAGCTACGATCCAAACGAGCGCGTAGCTAAGCTAAACCAAGACCAATTTGCTTACGAAGAATTCACGGTAATCGACACGGTTATCATGGGTCACAAAGAGCTATGGGCTATCAAACAAGAGCGTGACCGCATTTACTCTTTGCCAGAAATGAGCGAAGAAGACGGCATGAAGGTAGCTGATCTTGAAGTTCAGTTCGCTGAAATGGACGGTTACATGGCAGAAGCGAAAGCGGGTGAGCTTCTTCTTGCTGTTGGTATTGAAGAATCACAACACTTCGGTCTAATGAGCGAAGTAGCACCTGGTTGGAAACTTCGTGTGCTTCTAGCGCAAGTTCTGTTCGCAGACCCGCATATCATGCTTCTAGACGAACCAACGAACAACCTGGACATGGATACCATCAAGTGGTTGGAAGATACGCTAAACCAACGTAACTGCACAATGATCATCATTTCGCACGACCGTCACTTCCTAAACTCTGTATGTACACATATGGCTGACCTAGATTACGGTGAACTTCGCCTGTTCCCGGGTAACTACGATGAGTACATGACGGCAGCAACTCAAGCGCGTGAACGTCTACTGTCTGACAACGCTAAGAAGAAAGCACAAATTGCTGAACTTCAAACGTTCGTTTCTCGTTTCTCTGCTAACGCATCTAAAGCGAAGCAAGCAACGTCTCGTGCTAAGCAAATCGATAAGATTCAACTTGAAGAAGTGAAAGCTTCTAGCCGTCAAAACCCATTCATTCGTTTTGAACAGTCTAAAGAGCTATTCCGTAACGCACTTGTGGTTGAAAACCTATCTCAAGGCTTCGAAGAAGACCTATTCAACAAGTTCGATGCGATCTTCGAAGTAGGTGAGCGCGTTGCGATCATCGGTGAGAACGGTGTGGGTAAAACAACACTACTGAACACATTAGCTGGCGAACTTGAAGCTCGCACTGGTGGGTACAAGTGGTCTGAAAACTCAAACATCGGTTACTACGCTCAAGACCACGCACATGACTTCGAACAAGACATGAACTTGTTCGATTGGATGAGCCAATGGCGTCAAGAAGGTGAAGACGAGCAGGTGGTTCGTGGCTTCCTAGGTCGTATGCTATTTGGTCAAGACGACATTAAGAAATCAGTTAAGGTAATTTCTGGTGGTGAGCAAGGTCGTATGCTTCTTGGTAAGATCATGATGCACAAGCCAAACATCCTACTTATGGATGAACCAACTAACCACATGGATATGGAATCTATCGAAGCGCTTAACTTGGCTCTTGAGAACTACAAAGGCACATTGTTCTTCGTATCTCACGACCGTGTATTCGTAGACTCTCTAGCAACGCGTATCCTTGAAATCAAAGATGGCAAGATCAACGATTTCCGTGGTACTTACGCTGAGTTCCTAAAAGCACGTGGCTAA
- a CDS encoding methyl-accepting chemotaxis protein: protein MSNPSEPQHPLLSLSIRSKFILINLTLFICVFIYAVYEQLSLDKLESLEIAATENLRSSVDLLTLRRHEKDFLSRYNQKYAERFDKTADILNQRLVTLNQTLTSHELHLTEQMTKISDTLHQYQKQFHQIVNQVNDIERSTPPLGFVAALDGKRTALKSAIESESSLALELALLELIEKDFHYLAHINSETNAALTNALVEFEPYSQTSIATEQAYSEYKAAVETLLVANSNLGLSAELGLRGALRSNVHKTEQAIEEVQNEISHAITVAVRHTQNMLHLFGAAIVALLSLLLVFIGRNILGRIKAINVMMESIANGDGDLTVRMNAKGNDELAQLAHSFDTFINKLHGNIKELSGVMTVLTESSCSSEEAAIKSMSNAEKQKQQSESVATAVNELVMTSNEVSANIENAATNAEKIKDNAHQALQETHLTDTSINVLVENIAESQDLIVQLEEQSREINQVVTTIQGIAEQTNLLALNAAIEAARAGDHGRGFAVVASEVRELSLMTNDSTHQIESTIHGLTSGIAKTVAKMSASLEQTEQVKLQTKDVVNAIEGIHFQVGEMFDLNSQIATASEEQSMVSAEIDRNISDIAHLASNTYTVVSGSVRCSEQVSSVSVKLEKIVAQFKY, encoded by the coding sequence ATGAGTAATCCATCGGAACCTCAGCATCCTCTGCTGTCTCTTTCTATTCGCAGTAAGTTTATTTTAATCAACCTCACTCTGTTTATTTGTGTTTTTATCTATGCCGTCTACGAGCAACTTAGCTTAGACAAATTGGAATCATTGGAGATCGCTGCGACCGAAAACCTCAGAAGCTCAGTAGATTTATTAACGCTTAGGCGACATGAGAAAGACTTCTTGTCTCGCTACAATCAAAAATACGCAGAGCGTTTCGATAAAACCGCCGACATATTGAATCAAAGATTGGTGACGTTGAACCAAACTCTCACCTCGCACGAACTTCACCTGACCGAGCAAATGACCAAGATCTCCGATACCCTTCATCAGTACCAGAAACAGTTCCACCAGATCGTCAATCAAGTGAACGACATTGAACGTTCAACCCCACCTTTGGGCTTTGTCGCCGCTCTTGATGGAAAAAGAACAGCGCTGAAATCAGCAATCGAATCAGAATCAAGCTTGGCACTGGAACTTGCGTTGTTAGAGCTGATCGAAAAAGACTTCCATTACCTCGCACATATTAATAGCGAAACGAATGCGGCGTTAACCAATGCTCTTGTTGAGTTTGAACCCTACTCCCAAACCTCGATTGCGACTGAGCAAGCCTATTCCGAATATAAGGCTGCAGTTGAAACTCTGTTGGTTGCTAACAGCAATCTAGGCTTGTCTGCAGAGTTGGGGCTTAGAGGCGCCTTACGTAGCAATGTCCATAAAACGGAACAAGCCATTGAAGAAGTGCAGAATGAGATAAGCCATGCGATTACAGTGGCAGTTAGGCACACACAAAATATGTTGCATCTGTTTGGCGCCGCCATTGTTGCTCTGCTTTCTCTATTATTGGTGTTCATTGGTCGCAACATCTTGGGTCGTATCAAAGCGATTAACGTGATGATGGAGTCGATTGCCAATGGCGATGGTGATTTAACGGTGCGAATGAACGCTAAAGGTAACGACGAGCTCGCTCAACTTGCTCACTCGTTTGATACCTTCATCAACAAGCTGCACGGCAACATTAAAGAGTTGTCGGGAGTTATGACAGTGTTGACAGAGAGTTCATGTAGCTCTGAAGAAGCCGCGATCAAAAGCATGAGTAATGCTGAGAAACAGAAACAACAATCGGAGTCCGTCGCGACGGCAGTGAACGAACTGGTGATGACCAGTAACGAGGTATCAGCCAATATAGAAAATGCCGCAACTAATGCAGAGAAAATTAAAGATAACGCCCATCAAGCATTACAAGAAACACACTTAACAGATACGAGTATCAATGTGTTAGTCGAGAACATTGCAGAGTCGCAAGATTTAATCGTGCAGCTTGAAGAACAGAGCCGTGAAATCAATCAAGTGGTAACGACGATTCAGGGAATTGCTGAACAAACTAACCTACTCGCGCTTAACGCGGCGATTGAAGCTGCACGTGCAGGCGATCATGGACGAGGCTTTGCGGTGGTCGCCTCTGAAGTGAGAGAGCTTTCTTTAATGACTAACGACTCAACCCATCAAATTGAATCGACTATCCATGGTTTAACGTCCGGCATTGCAAAGACAGTCGCTAAGATGTCGGCAAGCTTGGAGCAAACCGAACAAGTTAAGCTCCAGACTAAAGATGTGGTCAATGCGATTGAAGGTATCCACTTTCAAGTCGGAGAGATGTTCGACCTTAACAGTCAGATAGCGACAGCATCAGAAGAACAATCCATGGTATCAGCGGAGATCGACCGAAACATTAGCGACATCGCTCATCTAGCAAGTAATACATATACCGTAGTATCAGGATCAGTGCGTTGTAGTGAACAGGTATCGAGCGTGAGTGTGAAACTAGAGAAGATTGTGGCTCAGTTTAAATACTGA